A genomic segment from Acipenser ruthenus chromosome 5, fAciRut3.2 maternal haplotype, whole genome shotgun sequence encodes:
- the LOC117402561 gene encoding nuclear valosin-containing protein-like isoform X2, with product MKNRGGYVDNRLKQRVKQYLRNSTSPFTDMSVMAADLQRMYRTDYGRRKRNAFRIQLEKVHTVLCTESDLSALEGEHLAKRARHSQGADGEEDSFMEDSTDNDDQPEYPPTNHMNNSLMSLYQKGAPDSVSLPKDQPAPSSTPSKTPGGTRVSQGGWFIDLETQEAPNSEKSLLETDTKKKGKMKQGKRRKEGEAREIDGEIESSIMNKKDKLKAPELQYSTVKFEDVGGNEETIKEVCKMLIHMHHPEVYQQLGVVPPRGFLLHGPPGCGKTLLAQAIAGEMELPMLKVAATEMVSGVSGESEQKLRELFDQAVTSAPCILFIDEIDAITPKREVASKDMERRMVAQLLTCMDDLNALAATAQVMVIGATNRPDSLDPALRRAGRFDREICLGIPDEGARVRILRTLCRKLKLPESFDFQQLAHLTPGYVGADLMALCREAAMSAVNRVLIEVQEQSSQAAAAGRQPDLFSTEPVEPERPVVPNQQPETTEETELRRLLGLLKEHTPLSEEQLEKLRIEMEDFTGSLCSIQPSAKREGFATVPDVTWADIGALEEIRQELTMAILAPVRNPDQFKALGLTAPAGVLLAGPPGCGKTLLAKAVANESGLNFISVKGPELLNMYVGESERAVRQVFQRAQNSAPCVIFFDEIDALCPRRSDHESGASVRVVNQLLTEMDGLETRKQVFIMAATNRPDIMDPAILRPGRLDKLLYVGLPPPQDRFAILQTITKSGKRPPLEPDVNLEEIAHDKRSDCFTGADLSALVREASINALRGHLCLQTPAATNAPVAEITVSRQNFEDAFKKVKPSVLKRDQLMYDLLKESLCG from the exons ATGAAGAACAGAGGCGGTTACGTAGACAACAGGCTCAAGCAGCGAGTCAAACAG TATTTGAGGAACAGCACCAGCCCGTTTACAGACATGTCCGTCATGGCAGCTGATCTGCAGAGAATGTACAG AACAGACTATGGACGGCGGAAAAGAAATGCTTTCAGGATCCAGTTAGAGAAAG TGCACACAGTGTTATGCACCGAGTCTGACCTTTCAGCCTTAGAGGGGGAACACCTGGCTAAAAGGGCAAGGCATAGCCAAGGAGCTGATGG GGAGGAAGACAGCTTCATGGAGGACTCCACAGACAATGATGATCAGCCTGAATACCCG CCCACCAATCACATGAACAACTCCCTGATGTCCCTGTACCAGAAGGGAGCTCCGGATTCTGTGTCTCTACCAAAAGATCAGCCAGCACCCAGCAGCACGCCCTCCAAGACACCGGGGGGCACCAGGGTCTCGCAGGGCGGCTGGTTCATCGATCTGGAAACTCAGGAGGCACCCAACTCTGAG AAGTCCCTTCTGGAAACAGATACAAAGAAAAAAGGGAAGATGAAGCAAGGAAAGAGAAGAAAAGAGGGTGAGGCCAGGGAAATAGATGGAGAGATCGAATCCAGTATAATGAACAAGAAAG ACAAGCTCAAAGCTCCAGAGCTGCAGTACTCCACTGTGAAGTTTGAAGATGTAGGAGGCAACGAAGAGACCATAAAG GAGGTGTGCAAGATGCTAATTCACATGCACCACCCTGAAGTGTACCAGCAGCTGGGGGTGGTCCCGCCCCGGGGGTTCCTCCTCCATGGGCCGCCAGGCTGCGGGAAGACTCTGCTCGCTCAGGCCATCGCGGGG GAGATGGAGCTGCCAATGTTGAAGGTCGCTGCCACAGAGATGGTGTCAGGTGTTTCAGGAGAATCTGAGCAGAAGCTAAGGGAGCTCTTTGATCAAGCTGTG ACCAGTGCTCCGTGCATCCTGTTCATTGATGAAATTGACGCCATCACCCCAAAACGAGAAGTGGCGTCGAAGGACATGGAGCGACGAATGGTGGCTCAGCTCCTAACCTGCATGGATG ATCTCAATGCTCTTGCAGCCACGGCACAGGTCATGGTTATTGGAGCCACGAACCGACCAGACTCTCTTGACCCGGCACTGAGGCGAGCTGGACGCTTTGACAGGGAGATCTGCCTGGGGATCCCCGACGAAGGAGCCAGAGTGAG AATCCTGCGAACACTATGTCGGAAGCTGAAGCTCCCAGAATCCTTTGACTTTCAGCAGCTGGCCCACCTGACTCCAGGTTACGTCGGTGCGGACCTGATGGCCCTGTGCCGGGAGGCGGCCATGAGCGCGGTGAACCGAGTCCTTATTGAGGTGCAGGAGCAGAGCAGTCAGGCAGCAGCAGCGGGGAGGCAGCCTGACCTCTTTAGCACAGAGCCAGTGGAGCCAGAGCGACCCGTTGTCCCAAATCAGCAACCAGAAACCACAGAAGAG ACAGAGCTGCGCaggctgctggggctgctgaagGAGCACACCCCCCTTTCAGAGGAGCAGCTGGAGAAGTTGCGCATCGAGATGGAGGATTTCACTGGCTCACTGTGCAGCATCCAGCCGTCCGCCAAGAGGGAAGGTTTTGCCACCGTCCCTGACGTCACGTGGGCCGACATCGGTGCCCTGGAGGAGATCCGCCAAGAGCTCACCATGGCCATCTTG gcTCCTGTTCGCAATCCCGACCAGTTTAAAGCTCTGGGTCTCACTGCACCAGCTGGGGTGCTTCTTGCTGGGCCCCCAGGCTGTGGTAAAACCCTGCTTGCTAAG GCTGTTGCCAATGAATCAGGTTTGAACTTCATCTCTGTAAAGGGTCCAGAATTGTTAAACATG tacGTGGGAGAGAGCGAGCGCGCTGTGAGGCAGGTTTTCCAGAGAGCCCAAAACTCCGCCCCCTGTGTCATCTTTTTCGATGAGATTGATGCTCTTTGTCCCCGAAGGTCCGACCATGAG TCAGGGGCAAGCGTGCGTGTGGTCAACCAGCTGCTTACTGAGATGGATGGACTGGAGACTCGCAAGCAGGTTTTCATCATGGCTGCCACCAACAGGCCAG ATATTATGGACCCTGCTATCCTTCGTCCGGGCCGGTTGGACAAATTGTTGTACGTTGGGTTGCCCCCTCCCCAAGACAGATTCGCCATCCTTCAGACCATCACCAAA aGTGGTAAGAGGCCTCCGCTGGAACCAGATGTCAATCTAGAAGAAATAGCGCACGATAAACGAAGTGACTGCTTCAC AGGGGCTGACCTGTCCGCTCTGGTCAGAGAGGCTTCTATCAATGCTCTGCGGGGACACCTCTGTCTCCAGACTCCTGCAGCAACCAACG CTCCAGTGGCTGAGATCACGGTTAGCCGGCAGAACTTTGAAGATGCTTTTAAGAAAGTGAAACCGTCCGTATTAAAAAGG GACCAGCTAATGTATGACTTGTTGAAGGAGTCGCTGTGTGGATGA
- the LOC117402561 gene encoding nuclear valosin-containing protein-like isoform X1, giving the protein MKNRGGYVDNRLKQRVKQYLRNSTSPFTDMSVMAADLQRMYRTDYGRRKRNAFRIQLEKVHTVLCTESDLSALEGEHLAKRARHSQGADGEEDSFMEDSTDNDDQPEYPPTNHMNNSLMSLYQKGAPDSVSLPKDQPAPSSTPSKTPGGTRVSQGGWFIDLETQEAPNSEKSLLETDTKKKGKMKQGKRRKEGEAREIDGEIESSIMNKKDKLKAPELQYSTVKFEDVGGNEETIKEVCKMLIHMHHPEVYQQLGVVPPRGFLLHGPPGCGKTLLAQAIAGEMELPMLKVAATEMVSGVSGESEQKLRELFDQAVTSAPCILFIDEIDAITPKREVASKDMERRMVAQLLTCMDDLNALAATAQVMVIGATNRPDSLDPALRRAGRFDREICLGIPDEGARVRILRTLCRKLKLPESFDFQQLAHLTPGYVGADLMALCREAAMSAVNRVLIEVQEQSSQAAAAGRQPDLFSTEPVEPERPVVPNQQPETTEEPILSTSPVRQTELRRLLGLLKEHTPLSEEQLEKLRIEMEDFTGSLCSIQPSAKREGFATVPDVTWADIGALEEIRQELTMAILAPVRNPDQFKALGLTAPAGVLLAGPPGCGKTLLAKAVANESGLNFISVKGPELLNMYVGESERAVRQVFQRAQNSAPCVIFFDEIDALCPRRSDHESGASVRVVNQLLTEMDGLETRKQVFIMAATNRPDIMDPAILRPGRLDKLLYVGLPPPQDRFAILQTITKSGKRPPLEPDVNLEEIAHDKRSDCFTGADLSALVREASINALRGHLCLQTPAATNAPVAEITVSRQNFEDAFKKVKPSVLKRDQLMYDLLKESLCG; this is encoded by the exons ATGAAGAACAGAGGCGGTTACGTAGACAACAGGCTCAAGCAGCGAGTCAAACAG TATTTGAGGAACAGCACCAGCCCGTTTACAGACATGTCCGTCATGGCAGCTGATCTGCAGAGAATGTACAG AACAGACTATGGACGGCGGAAAAGAAATGCTTTCAGGATCCAGTTAGAGAAAG TGCACACAGTGTTATGCACCGAGTCTGACCTTTCAGCCTTAGAGGGGGAACACCTGGCTAAAAGGGCAAGGCATAGCCAAGGAGCTGATGG GGAGGAAGACAGCTTCATGGAGGACTCCACAGACAATGATGATCAGCCTGAATACCCG CCCACCAATCACATGAACAACTCCCTGATGTCCCTGTACCAGAAGGGAGCTCCGGATTCTGTGTCTCTACCAAAAGATCAGCCAGCACCCAGCAGCACGCCCTCCAAGACACCGGGGGGCACCAGGGTCTCGCAGGGCGGCTGGTTCATCGATCTGGAAACTCAGGAGGCACCCAACTCTGAG AAGTCCCTTCTGGAAACAGATACAAAGAAAAAAGGGAAGATGAAGCAAGGAAAGAGAAGAAAAGAGGGTGAGGCCAGGGAAATAGATGGAGAGATCGAATCCAGTATAATGAACAAGAAAG ACAAGCTCAAAGCTCCAGAGCTGCAGTACTCCACTGTGAAGTTTGAAGATGTAGGAGGCAACGAAGAGACCATAAAG GAGGTGTGCAAGATGCTAATTCACATGCACCACCCTGAAGTGTACCAGCAGCTGGGGGTGGTCCCGCCCCGGGGGTTCCTCCTCCATGGGCCGCCAGGCTGCGGGAAGACTCTGCTCGCTCAGGCCATCGCGGGG GAGATGGAGCTGCCAATGTTGAAGGTCGCTGCCACAGAGATGGTGTCAGGTGTTTCAGGAGAATCTGAGCAGAAGCTAAGGGAGCTCTTTGATCAAGCTGTG ACCAGTGCTCCGTGCATCCTGTTCATTGATGAAATTGACGCCATCACCCCAAAACGAGAAGTGGCGTCGAAGGACATGGAGCGACGAATGGTGGCTCAGCTCCTAACCTGCATGGATG ATCTCAATGCTCTTGCAGCCACGGCACAGGTCATGGTTATTGGAGCCACGAACCGACCAGACTCTCTTGACCCGGCACTGAGGCGAGCTGGACGCTTTGACAGGGAGATCTGCCTGGGGATCCCCGACGAAGGAGCCAGAGTGAG AATCCTGCGAACACTATGTCGGAAGCTGAAGCTCCCAGAATCCTTTGACTTTCAGCAGCTGGCCCACCTGACTCCAGGTTACGTCGGTGCGGACCTGATGGCCCTGTGCCGGGAGGCGGCCATGAGCGCGGTGAACCGAGTCCTTATTGAGGTGCAGGAGCAGAGCAGTCAGGCAGCAGCAGCGGGGAGGCAGCCTGACCTCTTTAGCACAGAGCCAGTGGAGCCAGAGCGACCCGTTGTCCCAAATCAGCAACCAGAAACCACAGAAGAG CCCATCCTATCTACCTCTCCGGTCCGGCAGACAGAGCTGCGCaggctgctggggctgctgaagGAGCACACCCCCCTTTCAGAGGAGCAGCTGGAGAAGTTGCGCATCGAGATGGAGGATTTCACTGGCTCACTGTGCAGCATCCAGCCGTCCGCCAAGAGGGAAGGTTTTGCCACCGTCCCTGACGTCACGTGGGCCGACATCGGTGCCCTGGAGGAGATCCGCCAAGAGCTCACCATGGCCATCTTG gcTCCTGTTCGCAATCCCGACCAGTTTAAAGCTCTGGGTCTCACTGCACCAGCTGGGGTGCTTCTTGCTGGGCCCCCAGGCTGTGGTAAAACCCTGCTTGCTAAG GCTGTTGCCAATGAATCAGGTTTGAACTTCATCTCTGTAAAGGGTCCAGAATTGTTAAACATG tacGTGGGAGAGAGCGAGCGCGCTGTGAGGCAGGTTTTCCAGAGAGCCCAAAACTCCGCCCCCTGTGTCATCTTTTTCGATGAGATTGATGCTCTTTGTCCCCGAAGGTCCGACCATGAG TCAGGGGCAAGCGTGCGTGTGGTCAACCAGCTGCTTACTGAGATGGATGGACTGGAGACTCGCAAGCAGGTTTTCATCATGGCTGCCACCAACAGGCCAG ATATTATGGACCCTGCTATCCTTCGTCCGGGCCGGTTGGACAAATTGTTGTACGTTGGGTTGCCCCCTCCCCAAGACAGATTCGCCATCCTTCAGACCATCACCAAA aGTGGTAAGAGGCCTCCGCTGGAACCAGATGTCAATCTAGAAGAAATAGCGCACGATAAACGAAGTGACTGCTTCAC AGGGGCTGACCTGTCCGCTCTGGTCAGAGAGGCTTCTATCAATGCTCTGCGGGGACACCTCTGTCTCCAGACTCCTGCAGCAACCAACG CTCCAGTGGCTGAGATCACGGTTAGCCGGCAGAACTTTGAAGATGCTTTTAAGAAAGTGAAACCGTCCGTATTAAAAAGG GACCAGCTAATGTATGACTTGTTGAAGGAGTCGCTGTGTGGATGA